The proteins below come from a single Eubacterium limosum genomic window:
- a CDS encoding 2-oxoacid:acceptor oxidoreductase family protein produces METQKICFAGFGGQGVLSVGKLLAYAAMIKDKEVSWCPSYGPEMRGGTANCTVIISDEPIGSPVVTKNASSAVVMNEPSFRKFENVVAPGGAMIINANLISLKPERTDIRTIYVPASDIAKELGNPKLMNMVLLGALLEVDHTISEEAVLEAFTKVFGEGKAKFIPVNRQALEKGKNYARALA; encoded by the coding sequence ATGGAAACACAGAAAATTTGTTTTGCAGGCTTTGGAGGACAGGGGGTTCTGAGTGTTGGCAAGCTGCTCGCCTATGCGGCGATGATAAAGGACAAGGAGGTTTCCTGGTGTCCCTCCTATGGCCCTGAGATGCGGGGCGGAACAGCCAACTGTACGGTGATCATTTCGGATGAACCCATCGGTTCTCCGGTCGTCACGAAAAACGCCTCGTCCGCGGTCGTCATGAATGAGCCGTCTTTCCGTAAGTTTGAGAATGTGGTCGCTCCGGGCGGCGCCATGATCATCAATGCGAACCTTATCTCTTTAAAACCGGAGCGGACGGATATCCGGACGATCTATGTTCCAGCTAGCGATATTGCAAAGGAGCTGGGTAACCCGAAGCTCATGAATATGGTGTTGCTTGGGGCCCTGCTGGAAGTGGATCATACCATCTCGGAGGAGGCGGTTTTGGAAGCCTTTACCAAGGTGTTCGGCGAAGGTAAAGCGAAGTTTATCCCCGTTAACCGGCAGGCGCTTGAAAAGGGAAAGAATTATGCCAGAGCCTTGGCGTAA
- a CDS encoding tyrosine-type recombinase/integrase has protein sequence MKRYRKNVYKRKDGRYEGRYIIRYENVYGKAVYRSVYAKTYKEIILKLEEAENKVFEEVQLQRLLREEKEKSNQRGIIENVLNIQFDENQKDKAKTLLAEWLRKWLESYKKYTIKQSSYTRYSNVVNRHLVPRLGHCELENLKPDAIQDYIKATLEENKIAVSTVRGHIVILSAALKQAQKEGLIHKNPCDDIVLPKRLIKKPVFLDVKEAQKLEAVLKNSRDHKKSTAVLFALKTGIRLGELAALKWKDVDFDEQVIQIRDSVQRVKNSEKSGMKTKMVFEGTKSYSSNRTIPMNPEIHELLYQYYETMKHRENFSETFVFTNRKNSFIDPRVYQLYFRRILKKAGIRHVNFHALRHTFATHAASKNMQISVLSRILGHSNVGLTLQLYVHVLSGQDQQEMLKLSAS, from the coding sequence ATGAAACGTTATCGAAAAAATGTCTATAAACGCAAGGATGGCCGTTACGAAGGCCGCTATATAATAAGATATGAAAATGTCTATGGAAAGGCTGTCTACCGTTCCGTTTATGCTAAAACCTACAAGGAAATAATTTTAAAGCTTGAGGAGGCAGAAAATAAAGTTTTTGAGGAGGTCCAGCTTCAGCGTCTGTTGCGGGAAGAAAAGGAAAAAAGCAATCAAAGGGGTATCATTGAAAATGTTTTGAACATTCAGTTTGACGAAAACCAGAAAGACAAGGCCAAAACGCTGCTGGCGGAGTGGCTGAGGAAGTGGCTTGAGTCATACAAAAAATATACGATCAAACAGTCCTCCTATACAAGGTACAGCAATGTCGTCAACCGGCACCTCGTGCCACGGCTGGGGCACTGCGAACTGGAAAATCTGAAGCCAGATGCCATACAGGATTATATAAAAGCAACCTTAGAAGAAAATAAAATAGCGGTCTCAACGGTTCGCGGGCACATTGTCATTCTCTCGGCCGCCCTCAAGCAGGCACAAAAAGAGGGATTAATCCATAAAAACCCTTGTGACGATATTGTTTTACCTAAAAGGCTCATAAAAAAGCCAGTTTTTCTTGATGTGAAAGAAGCCCAAAAGCTCGAAGCTGTGTTGAAAAATTCTCGGGACCATAAAAAATCAACAGCTGTGCTTTTCGCCCTTAAGACAGGCATTCGTCTAGGGGAGTTGGCTGCTTTAAAGTGGAAGGATGTTGATTTTGATGAGCAGGTCATCCAAATCAGGGATTCGGTTCAGCGTGTGAAAAACAGTGAGAAGAGTGGCATGAAAACCAAGATGGTGTTTGAAGGGACAAAGTCCTACAGCTCTAACCGGACAATCCCCATGAATCCGGAAATCCATGAGCTGCTGTATCAGTATTATGAAACCATGAAACACAGGGAAAATTTTTCAGAAACATTCGTCTTTACAAATCGAAAAAATTCTTTCATCGACCCTAGGGTTTATCAGCTTTACTTTAGGCGTATTCTAAAAAAAGCCGGAATTCGCCACGTCAATTTTCATGCACTGCGCCATACTTTCGCGACACATGCGGCAAGTAAAAATATGCAGATTTCTGTTCTGAGCAGGATTTTGGGACATTCAAACGTCGGTTTGACGCTGCAGCTTTATGTTCATGTACTGAGCGGCCAGGATCAGCAGGAAATGCTGAAGCTGTCTGCAAGCTGA
- a CDS encoding vWA domain-containing protein, whose amino-acid sequence MLNMKKTGKQIIAVITLLGMLWSSGFSVLAAPESAEPSSPDIEVTKTAELKDWESRTYQINLGAKASSSAVGAADVVLVIDRSGSMGERYDGSRQTKMEVLKDTAKDFITQLSAQSPASQVSVVSYASDSKTNIGLTSLDTQENIQSLNRAIDKLWVSGATRSDLGLEDAYSVLGAADSGNKQFVIFLTDGEPNSYSGFDREIAARAESTASIIKGEDLIKRDGRIFGDYDGSLDDGSSHNPYWEFEGDPLSAEIFSIGILKSWSFQRVHDYLNYIDSQHSAALADTAQALQDIFDAITHQIAVTATVSDVLDSRFELTAEQKAAFDTAGVTYTENGDGTTTIVWPDKDLSGNGWQDSVEVKAKDSFIGDNNVLTNAAGSGVSVDGVLVAPFASPTVNVRRLKLKSQDVDKAIFYGDSLRQTGVTDEAGLEAMMLGWDDAENIRPSIGDVFDAPYNQGLIKKAWQPEPCTPEELDKIPDSGIVYKLSVTQSVNPPTEASTNSSSGNVSVAGDSLSGQYTVHVVKGQLDITKEIDAQYTSDTRPNTNQSFVFKIERRDELSGPVQDTFYEVISFAANEDTKVKTNTVRGLRKGYYTVKEESGWSWKYNLTDLTQGFEPVPAPVYKPSEGFYLGGSGDNGTATEAQLNGTAPYQGQEGKAPSVIRASNALNQNTRILGDAANALNRFVN is encoded by the coding sequence ATGCTGAATATGAAAAAAACAGGAAAACAAATTATTGCAGTCATCACTCTGCTGGGCATGCTGTGGAGCAGCGGCTTTTCTGTTTTGGCAGCGCCGGAGTCCGCGGAGCCGTCATCCCCCGACATCGAGGTCACCAAGACGGCCGAGCTTAAGGACTGGGAAAGCAGAACCTACCAGATCAACCTTGGCGCAAAGGCCAGTTCTTCAGCGGTCGGCGCTGCGGATGTGGTGCTGGTTATCGACCGGTCCGGGAGCATGGGCGAGCGCTACGATGGAAGCCGGCAGACTAAAATGGAGGTGCTGAAGGATACCGCTAAGGATTTCATTACCCAGCTGAGCGCGCAGTCCCCGGCCAGCCAGGTTTCTGTCGTGAGCTACGCAAGCGACTCCAAAACCAATATAGGCCTGACGTCTCTAGACACACAGGAAAATATCCAAAGCCTTAACCGGGCCATTGATAAGCTTTGGGTCAGTGGCGCCACACGGTCAGATTTAGGGCTGGAGGATGCGTACAGCGTGCTGGGCGCAGCGGATTCAGGAAACAAGCAGTTTGTCATCTTTTTGACCGATGGGGAACCAAACAGTTACTCGGGATTTGACAGAGAGATCGCGGCGAGAGCGGAGAGTACCGCCTCGATTATTAAAGGGGAGGACTTAATTAAAAGAGACGGAAGAATATTTGGAGATTATGACGGCAGCCTCGATGATGGCTCCAGCCATAACCCGTACTGGGAATTTGAAGGAGACCCTTTAAGCGCTGAAATCTTCTCGATTGGGATCTTAAAAAGCTGGTCGTTTCAAAGAGTTCACGATTACCTGAACTATATTGACTCACAGCACAGCGCGGCTCTCGCGGATACTGCGCAGGCTCTGCAGGATATTTTTGACGCCATCACACACCAGATCGCGGTGACAGCAACGGTAAGTGATGTACTGGACAGCCGGTTTGAGCTGACCGCTGAGCAGAAAGCCGCCTTTGACACCGCAGGCGTCACATATACCGAAAACGGGGATGGTACCACCACCATCGTATGGCCGGATAAAGACTTGTCCGGAAACGGCTGGCAGGACTCTGTTGAGGTGAAGGCAAAAGACAGCTTTATCGGGGATAACAATGTGCTCACCAACGCTGCCGGCTCAGGGGTAAGTGTCGACGGGGTGCTTGTGGCGCCCTTTGCTTCGCCGACGGTGAATGTGCGGCGGCTGAAGCTGAAGAGCCAGGATGTTGACAAAGCCATTTTTTATGGTGATTCGCTTAGGCAGACCGGCGTCACAGATGAAGCCGGACTGGAAGCCATGATGCTGGGCTGGGACGACGCTGAGAACATCCGTCCATCCATCGGCGATGTTTTTGATGCGCCCTACAATCAGGGGCTCATTAAAAAGGCCTGGCAGCCTGAACCCTGCACACCAGAAGAGCTGGACAAAATACCGGACAGCGGCATCGTCTATAAGCTGAGTGTCACGCAGTCCGTCAACCCTCCAACAGAGGCGTCAACCAACAGCTCGTCTGGAAACGTCAGTGTGGCGGGTGATAGCCTGTCTGGGCAGTACACAGTGCATGTGGTAAAAGGGCAGCTTGATATTACTAAAGAGATCGACGCCCAATATACATCTGATACGCGGCCGAACACCAACCAGAGCTTTGTTTTTAAAATTGAGCGGCGGGACGAGCTGTCCGGGCCGGTTCAGGATACTTTCTATGAGGTAATCAGCTTCGCGGCCAATGAGGATACAAAGGTGAAAACAAACACCGTTCGGGGCCTTAGAAAAGGCTACTACACCGTAAAGGAAGAGAGCGGCTGGTCGTGGAAATACAATTTAACGGATTTAACCCAGGGCTTTGAGCCTGTTCCAGCCCCGGTGTATAAGCCATCAGAAGGATTTTATTTGGGCGGTTCAGGGGATAACGGCACTGCGACAGAGGCCCAGCTTAACGGCACAGCGCCTTATCAGGGACAGGAAGGCAAGGCCCCCTCAGTGATAAGAGCCAGCAATGCCTTAAACCAGAACACTCGTATTCTGGGGGATGCTGCTAACGCTCTGAACCGGTTTGTGAATTAA
- a CDS encoding acetyl-CoA hydrolase/transferase family protein, with protein MKTVISQYKQKLKRPEEIAALMECGWVCCSDIALGYPPAIYSAVMNRIQQEADFTVQLHTILDVQPMPCYDEGLMGKLGVSWFSGKYARQGVAAGVGDVMPCYYRDMPELFENYIDMDAFCATVSPMDRHGYFSTGCTASNSLAMLKKAEHIFLEVNENMPRSLSSPVIHISQVTALCENNVPLPATEPSEPDAVSQIIGKLIAAEIPDGATIQLGIGGIPEAVGQALKKKHHLGIHTELFTDSMMELIASGAVDNSRKAIHPGRSVATFAYGSQNMYDFVNDNPAIEILPVDYVNNPLVIAEHSDFISVNSALELDFWGQVCAESVGNRHISGTGGQSDYVRGARLSPGGKSFIAFPSTAINGKVSRIKSTLTQGAVVTTSKNDVDRIVTEYGIAEMRGKTLSERTRALIAIAHPDFREALKAEARKMKILS; from the coding sequence ATGAAAACAGTGATCAGTCAATATAAGCAAAAGCTTAAGCGGCCAGAGGAAATCGCAGCCCTCATGGAATGCGGCTGGGTGTGCTGCTCCGACATCGCGCTGGGCTACCCGCCGGCCATTTACAGCGCGGTGATGAATCGGATTCAGCAGGAAGCGGATTTTACCGTCCAGTTGCACACCATCCTGGATGTGCAGCCCATGCCCTGTTACGACGAAGGGCTTATGGGCAAGTTAGGGGTGTCCTGGTTTTCGGGAAAATATGCGCGCCAGGGCGTGGCAGCCGGAGTGGGGGATGTGATGCCCTGCTACTACCGGGATATGCCCGAATTATTTGAAAACTATATTGATATGGATGCCTTTTGCGCGACGGTGTCGCCAATGGACCGGCACGGCTACTTCTCTACCGGCTGTACTGCTTCCAACAGCCTTGCCATGCTTAAAAAGGCAGAACATATCTTTCTGGAAGTCAACGAAAATATGCCGAGATCGCTCAGCAGCCCCGTAATCCATATATCTCAGGTTACCGCGCTGTGCGAGAACAATGTCCCCCTGCCCGCCACAGAGCCCTCAGAGCCTGACGCTGTCAGCCAGATCATTGGCAAATTGATCGCGGCGGAGATCCCTGACGGGGCCACCATTCAGCTGGGGATTGGCGGGATCCCCGAGGCAGTGGGCCAGGCCCTGAAGAAAAAGCATCACCTGGGTATCCACACTGAGCTTTTTACAGACAGCATGATGGAGCTGATTGCCTCTGGAGCAGTGGACAACAGCCGGAAAGCCATCCACCCCGGACGCTCTGTGGCTACATTTGCCTATGGCAGCCAGAATATGTATGATTTTGTCAATGACAATCCTGCCATCGAAATCCTGCCAGTGGACTATGTGAATAACCCCCTGGTGATCGCAGAGCATTCGGATTTTATATCGGTTAATTCGGCTCTGGAGCTTGATTTCTGGGGCCAGGTGTGCGCGGAATCTGTGGGGAACAGGCATATCTCGGGGACCGGCGGCCAGAGCGATTACGTGAGAGGCGCCCGGCTGTCCCCCGGCGGCAAAAGCTTTATCGCTTTCCCCTCCACTGCCATCAACGGCAAGGTCAGCCGGATCAAATCCACGCTTACGCAGGGTGCGGTCGTCACAACCAGCAAGAACGACGTGGACCGTATCGTGACGGAATACGGTATCGCGGAGATGAGGGGAAAGACCCTGTCCGAAAGAACCAGAGCGCTGATCGCCATCGCCCATCCTGATTTCAGGGAGGCGTTAAAAGCAGAAGCGCGAAAAATGAAAATACTGTCCTAA
- a CDS encoding signal peptidase I, whose product MKSMVIRKILSTILTVLLCLMILLLSGLRLLGWIPLAVLSGSMEPQYPAGSLIFVRPVAAEDVKLGDPITFYMADGRTLATHRVTQVDEASQSFKTKGDANAVEDQGPVSFDRLVGSPQFCVPLAGYVSILAGSAQGKMILGAALLVLMLLAFLPGRLMKTNASKRK is encoded by the coding sequence ATGAAGTCCATGGTTATCCGAAAAATATTATCCACCATCCTAACAGTACTGCTCTGTCTGATGATCCTGCTGCTTTCAGGCCTTCGCCTGCTGGGGTGGATCCCTTTAGCGGTGCTGAGCGGCAGCATGGAGCCGCAATACCCGGCGGGAAGCCTGATCTTTGTCAGGCCTGTCGCCGCGGAAGATGTAAAGTTGGGAGATCCCATTACTTTTTATATGGCAGACGGCAGAACCCTGGCCACACACCGGGTGACCCAGGTGGACGAGGCCAGCCAGAGTTTTAAAACAAAGGGGGACGCCAACGCCGTCGAGGATCAGGGACCTGTGTCCTTTGACCGGCTGGTGGGCAGCCCGCAGTTCTGTGTTCCCCTTGCCGGCTACGTCAGTATTTTGGCAGGGTCGGCCCAGGGAAAAATGATTCTGGGGGCAGCCCTTCTGGTCCTGATGCTTCTGGCCTTTTTGCCCGGACGCCTGATGAAAACAAATGCATCCAAACGAAAATGA